Proteins encoded in a region of the Flavobacteriaceae bacterium HL-DH10 genome:
- a CDS encoding TonB-dependent receptor, with the protein MKTLLLFLVFTSTLFAQKFTLSGIVKDQDSIILEGATVYLQSIKDSIPISYGITNKNGEFSLQVNTEDDKKAIFNIAYLGYKPFLEDINVPNSDKLNIGVVILEDQVEALNVVSIIGKAPPVLIKKDTIEYNADSFKTLPNDRVEDLLKKLPGVEIDLDGSITVNGVEVEAINVDGMSFFGEKNGAIALKNIPSNAVSKVQVTDYKTDMQKFTGEESDSGTKEINLKIKKGKNKAYFGDVNLGYGTDEKYQANANLFQLIDGKQLGVIMGTNNINMSRGFNALPDANSSNGYIESDFVGTNFSKGKWDETRINANYKYSAQNSDNEQKSYSENFLPDLNYITNSTSSGFNDSDRHDAGSDLKFNIKPKNKASKNNVRLSNVTNFNASNNNSFSTVERTSKYTNGDLVSRYFSERESTNSNYNINNSFNVTSRTGKKRDYFNIGFRTAFNKGDGERSSYSRNELESSNTEIVQDQISNTNNTGSNIRFNARWSKELLPNFRIIPRYNASVNTSKNENLIYDYDEDSNAYSSFNNQISTDSKYINTTVRPSLRFRYDYKSIRFELEGAYTNTYRKYQDNIIEARNFKNDFQYLTYSGRIRYRDSKGYKNIDLRYNQNVNVPSISQLQPVENVSNITNIVKGNPFLEPAISHDINFKYQNNIAFNHINISAGAKAQFVQDKIINSTITDADLIRYTTFENINGDYNMSGNAAISKSYFRKNTNFNINVRLNGNYRNIRSIQNTVRFTTKTNTLRPSFSLSYSQDKKLDLSTSYSYSLTKTTYDTDIYNNNDYFVQNLRLESSLFFLKDAFFTNKVSYRYNSRVGDDFDGAAVFWNAGLGIQLWDNKATVTLVGYDILGKNNGYSRSVTETAIRDVENRILEQYFMATFVYKFGRFAGQNMNVGGRNYRRGRR; encoded by the coding sequence TTGAAAACGCTATTACTTTTTTTAGTATTTACTTCAACATTATTTGCGCAAAAATTTACCTTGTCAGGTATTGTTAAAGACCAGGATTCAATTATTTTAGAAGGTGCTACGGTTTATCTTCAGAGTATAAAAGATAGTATTCCTATATCTTATGGAATTACTAATAAAAATGGTGAATTTTCATTACAAGTAAATACAGAAGATGATAAAAAAGCCATATTTAACATTGCATATTTAGGCTATAAACCATTTCTAGAAGATATTAATGTTCCAAACAGCGATAAGTTGAATATTGGTGTAGTGATTTTGGAAGATCAAGTAGAAGCGTTAAATGTAGTGTCTATAATAGGAAAAGCACCCCCGGTTTTAATAAAAAAAGACACGATTGAGTATAACGCTGATAGTTTTAAAACTTTGCCTAACGATAGGGTTGAAGATTTGTTAAAAAAATTACCTGGTGTAGAAATAGATTTAGATGGCAGTATAACAGTTAATGGTGTCGAGGTTGAAGCTATAAATGTAGATGGCATGAGTTTCTTTGGAGAGAAAAATGGCGCTATAGCTTTAAAAAATATTCCAAGTAATGCGGTAAGTAAAGTACAGGTTACAGATTATAAAACAGATATGCAAAAGTTTACTGGAGAAGAGTCTGATTCTGGTACTAAAGAAATAAACTTAAAAATTAAGAAAGGAAAAAACAAGGCCTATTTTGGCGATGTAAATTTAGGCTACGGTACAGATGAAAAATATCAAGCTAATGCAAATCTTTTCCAGTTAATTGATGGTAAACAATTGGGGGTGATTATGGGAACCAATAATATTAATATGTCTAGAGGATTTAATGCATTACCCGATGCTAATTCTAGCAACGGTTATATTGAGTCAGATTTTGTTGGAACTAATTTTTCTAAAGGAAAGTGGGACGAAACCAGAATAAATGCCAATTACAAATACAGTGCTCAAAACTCTGATAATGAACAAAAAAGTTATAGTGAGAATTTTTTACCAGATTTAAATTATATAACGAATTCTACAAGTAGTGGTTTTAATGATTCAGACAGACATGATGCGGGTTCAGATTTAAAATTCAATATTAAGCCCAAAAATAAAGCGTCAAAGAATAATGTTCGATTATCTAATGTGACCAACTTTAATGCTTCTAATAATAATTCTTTTTCAACAGTAGAGCGAACATCTAAATATACAAATGGCGATTTAGTAAGTCGTTATTTTTCTGAAAGAGAATCAACGAATTCCAATTACAACATAAATAATAGTTTTAATGTTACATCAAGAACAGGTAAAAAAAGAGATTATTTTAATATCGGTTTTAGAACAGCCTTTAATAAGGGAGATGGAGAGCGCTCTAGTTATTCTAGAAATGAATTAGAAAGTAGTAATACCGAAATTGTTCAAGATCAAATTTCTAACACTAATAATACGGGTTCTAATATACGTTTTAATGCGAGATGGAGTAAAGAGTTGCTGCCAAATTTCAGAATAATCCCTCGGTATAATGCCAGCGTGAATACAAGTAAAAATGAAAATCTTATTTATGATTATGATGAAGATAGTAATGCATATAGTAGCTTTAATAATCAAATAAGTACAGATAGTAAATATATTAATACAACGGTGCGCCCGTCTTTAAGGTTTCGCTACGATTATAAATCAATTCGTTTTGAATTAGAAGGTGCTTATACAAATACCTACAGAAAGTATCAAGATAATATTATTGAAGCACGAAATTTTAAAAATGATTTCCAATATCTAACGTATTCTGGACGGATACGCTATAGAGATAGTAAAGGTTATAAAAATATAGATTTAAGATACAATCAAAATGTTAATGTACCTTCAATTAGTCAGCTGCAACCAGTAGAAAATGTTAGTAATATTACCAATATCGTAAAAGGTAATCCTTTTTTAGAACCAGCTATAAGTCATGATATTAATTTCAAATATCAAAATAATATAGCTTTTAATCATATTAATATTTCAGCTGGAGCCAAAGCACAATTTGTTCAAGATAAAATTATTAATTCAACAATAACAGATGCAGATTTAATAAGATATACCACTTTTGAAAATATTAATGGCGATTATAATATGTCTGGTAATGCGGCCATTTCTAAATCTTATTTTAGAAAAAACACCAATTTTAATATTAATGTGCGACTTAATGGAAACTATAGAAATATAAGATCCATTCAAAATACGGTAAGATTTACAACAAAAACAAACACGTTACGCCCATCATTTTCTTTAAGTTATTCGCAAGATAAAAAGCTAGACCTAAGTACTTCTTATAGTTATAGTTTGACTAAAACAACGTATGATACAGATATTTATAATAATAACGATTATTTTGTTCAGAATTTAAGACTTGAATCTTCATTGTTTTTTCTTAAAGATGCTTTTTTTACTAATAAAGTATCCTATAGATACAACAGTAGAGTAGGAGATGATTTTGATGGGGCAGCAGTTTTTTGGAACGCTGGTTTGGGAATTCAACTTTGGGATAATAAGGCAACGGTAACATTGGTAGGATACGATATATTAGGAAAAAATAATGGCTATAGCAGGTCGGTTACTGAAACGGCTATTAGAGATGTAGAAAACCGAATATTAGAACAATACTTTATGGCTACTTTTGTTTATAAGTTTGGTCGCTTTGCTGGGCAAAATATGAATGTAGGTGGTCGAAATTATAGAAGAGGTCGAAGGTAA
- the guaB gene encoding IMP dehydrogenase: MTAHQDKILGEGLTYDDVLLVPAFSEVLPREVNIQSKFTRNITINVPIVSAAMDTVTESKMAIAMAQEGGIGVLHKNMSIEAQALKVRRVKRAESGMIIDPVTLPLTATVLDAKQNMAEHGIGGIPIVDADGILKGIVTNRDLRFEHDSERAITEVMTSENLVTAPEGTSLGDAESILQNYKIEKLLIVDDNYKLSGLITFRDITKLTLKPIANKDEFGRLRVAAAIGVTGDAVDRAEALVNAGVDAVVIDTAHGHTKGVVSVLKEIKAKFPQLDVIVGNIATGAAAKYLVEAGADAVKVGIGPGSICTTRVVAGVGFPQFSAVLEVAAAIKGSGVPVIADGGIRYTGDIPKAIAAGADTVMLGSLLAGTKESPGETIIYEGRKFKSYRGMGSVEAMKEGSKDRYFQDVEDDIKKLVPEGIVGRVPYKGELFESIHQFIGGLRAGMGYCGAKDVATLKETGQFVKITASGINESHPHDVTITKESPNYSR; the protein is encoded by the coding sequence ATGACTGCACATCAAGACAAAATACTAGGAGAAGGTTTAACTTATGACGACGTTCTTTTAGTTCCAGCTTTTTCAGAAGTTCTTCCTCGCGAAGTAAATATTCAATCAAAATTCACCCGTAACATTACTATTAATGTACCTATTGTCTCTGCGGCTATGGATACAGTTACCGAAAGTAAAATGGCTATTGCCATGGCGCAAGAAGGTGGTATTGGTGTTTTGCACAAAAACATGAGTATTGAGGCTCAGGCTTTAAAAGTTAGGAGAGTAAAACGTGCCGAAAGTGGTATGATTATAGATCCCGTTACTTTACCATTAACAGCTACTGTTTTAGATGCCAAACAAAATATGGCAGAACATGGTATTGGAGGAATTCCTATTGTAGATGCCGATGGTATTTTAAAAGGGATTGTTACGAATCGCGATTTACGTTTCGAGCATGATAGCGAAAGAGCCATAACAGAGGTTATGACGAGTGAAAATCTGGTTACTGCTCCTGAAGGTACATCTTTAGGTGATGCCGAATCTATTTTACAAAATTATAAAATTGAAAAGCTACTTATAGTAGATGATAATTATAAACTCTCTGGTTTAATTACTTTTAGAGATATCACGAAGTTAACACTAAAACCAATCGCCAATAAAGATGAATTTGGACGTTTGCGTGTAGCAGCTGCTATTGGAGTAACAGGAGATGCCGTTGATAGAGCAGAAGCTTTAGTAAATGCAGGTGTTGATGCGGTTGTTATTGATACAGCTCACGGTCATACAAAAGGTGTGGTGTCTGTTTTAAAAGAAATAAAAGCGAAGTTCCCTCAATTAGATGTTATTGTTGGAAATATTGCTACAGGTGCTGCGGCTAAATATTTAGTTGAAGCAGGTGCCGATGCCGTGAAAGTTGGTATTGGTCCAGGATCAATTTGTACAACACGTGTGGTTGCAGGTGTAGGTTTTCCACAATTTTCTGCCGTATTAGAAGTTGCAGCAGCTATAAAAGGATCAGGTGTTCCTGTAATTGCCGATGGTGGTATTCGTTATACAGGAGATATCCCTAAAGCCATTGCAGCTGGTGCCGATACCGTCATGTTAGGATCACTTTTAGCAGGAACAAAAGAATCGCCAGGAGAGACTATTATTTACGAAGGACGTAAATTTAAGTCTTACAGAGGTATGGGGTCTGTTGAAGCTATGAAAGAAGGTAGTAAAGACCGTTACTTTCAAGATGTTGAAGACGATATTAAAAAATTAGTACCAGAAGGCATTGTAGGGCGTGTGCCTTATAAAGGTGAATTGTTTGAAAGCATTCATCAATTTATAGGTGGTTTACGTGCAGGTATGGGCTATTGTGGAGCAAAAGATGTTGCTACTTTAAAAGAAACAGGACAGTTTGTTAAAATCACAGCAAGTGGTATTAACGAAAGTCACCCACATGACGTTACTATTACTAAAGAATCGCCTAACTATTCTAGATAG
- a CDS encoding sigma-70 family RNA polymerase sigma factor — protein sequence METQKIWDNFNDELYFFILKKVKDKDVTNDIFQNTFLKIHNNLSKLEKEEKARAWVFQIARNEILNHFNKESVYVQKLDTNKEISSEKYEHICCFDKFINDLPEIYKHVIELIYIKGQKQKDVAKELEISLENVKARVKRAKAILKKKFNECCKYELDKNGKLIGESNCSICKTE from the coding sequence ATGGAAACACAAAAAATATGGGACAATTTCAATGATGAACTATATTTCTTCATTCTAAAAAAGGTAAAAGACAAAGACGTTACTAACGATATTTTTCAAAATACATTCTTGAAAATTCATAATAATTTATCTAAGCTCGAAAAAGAAGAAAAGGCAAGAGCTTGGGTTTTTCAAATTGCTCGTAACGAGATACTTAATCACTTTAACAAAGAATCTGTTTATGTACAGAAATTGGATACAAATAAAGAAATTTCTTCGGAAAAGTATGAACATATATGTTGTTTTGATAAATTCATAAATGATTTGCCCGAAATTTATAAACACGTAATTGAACTGATTTATATAAAAGGACAAAAACAAAAAGATGTTGCAAAGGAATTAGAAATAAGTCTTGAAAATGTAAAAGCGAGAGTTAAAAGGGCAAAAGCTATTTTAAAGAAAAAATTCAACGAATGTTGTAAATATGAGCTTGACAAAAATGGCAAATTAATTGGAGAATCGAATTGTTCAATATGTAAAACTGAATAA
- a CDS encoding haloacid dehalogenase type II, producing the protein MIKAVFFDMNETLLNLSLLKIQFDKHFNDKYVLKYWFTKLLYSSSIMGIMDEYRNFGELADVALENLFFENNKPLTTETKKEILGEFRRLPAYEDVRPALNILKEKNIRVVAVSNSSLTMIKEQLMNAGIIDEFHSYYSVDNVKKYKPFKDIYQSSAKQEGLKTEDIVMVATHDWDLFGAKKAGLRTAYIKRKEEIYHPYYLQADFKSSSLPDLIQQIIDTENNRI; encoded by the coding sequence ATGATAAAGGCAGTCTTTTTTGACATGAACGAAACTTTATTGAATTTGAGTTTGCTTAAGATTCAGTTTGATAAGCACTTTAATGATAAGTATGTTCTGAAATACTGGTTCACAAAACTACTATACAGTTCAAGTATCATGGGGATTATGGATGAATATCGGAATTTTGGAGAATTAGCTGATGTTGCTTTAGAAAACTTATTCTTCGAGAATAATAAACCTTTAACTACCGAAACAAAAAAAGAGATACTTGGAGAGTTTAGAAGATTACCTGCTTATGAAGATGTTCGACCTGCTCTTAATATTCTCAAGGAGAAAAACATTCGTGTTGTTGCCGTTTCAAATTCATCGTTAACAATGATAAAAGAACAATTAATGAATGCAGGAATTATTGACGAATTTCATTCCTATTACTCAGTTGATAATGTTAAAAAGTACAAACCATTCAAAGACATTTATCAATCATCAGCAAAACAAGAAGGGTTGAAAACGGAGGATATAGTGATGGTTGCAACTCATGATTGGGATTTGTTTGGAGCAAAAAAAGCTGGACTTAGAACTGCATATATAAAGCGCAAGGAAGAAATATATCACCCTTATTATTTACAAGCAGATTTTAAGAGTTCAAGTTTACCTGATTTGATTCAACAGATAATTGACACTGAAAATAATCGAATATAA
- a CDS encoding DUF4407 domain-containing protein: MKKLIKYPFQKIYKFFLWSSGADLDILKQAPTDNNKFFGIGGTIIFTALMATFAGGYAFFTAFRVEVLDDQGLVIGYTLLSEILSVFFGLFWGALIFNLDRYIVSTFGVGDGKKTISKQELIEAAPRLLMAILLGFVIATPLELKLFEKEINAEISTQIAITNSTIIKSGENDPVLNRLKDERKDLQNNITNRNNQINQKRITWQQTDKDKNDEWNLGKFSGKKGKGGYYEDLKKISNDAENEYSSMKNSFTDLNKKDYKAIDEIDEKIKDREKSTQSDIENQKTVQAQNNGLIARLKAMDNLMYQEVPFYEIVDEKKELVRIEKEKTAVWYAKWLITLLFIFIEIAPIMFKMMTERGTYDDILDRIKHEGKVKQLLLQSNINEEINTAVKVNADKNAQKLNAELTANKDLLESIARAQAEIAQVAIEEWKKEQLEKVKNNPSSMIKS; the protein is encoded by the coding sequence ATGAAAAAACTAATTAAATATCCCTTTCAAAAAATATATAAGTTTTTCTTGTGGTCATCTGGTGCTGATTTAGACATTCTCAAACAAGCTCCAACTGATAACAACAAATTCTTTGGAATTGGAGGAACGATAATTTTTACTGCTTTGATGGCTACTTTTGCTGGAGGATATGCTTTTTTCACTGCGTTTAGAGTGGAAGTTTTAGATGACCAAGGTTTGGTTATTGGCTATACACTATTAAGCGAGATATTATCTGTGTTTTTCGGTCTGTTCTGGGGTGCTTTAATTTTTAATCTTGACAGATATATCGTTTCAACCTTTGGCGTTGGTGATGGTAAGAAGACTATTTCAAAACAAGAACTAATTGAAGCAGCTCCAAGATTATTGATGGCAATACTACTTGGTTTTGTTATTGCAACACCACTTGAATTAAAACTATTTGAAAAAGAAATAAATGCAGAGATAAGCACCCAAATTGCGATAACAAATAGTACTATAATAAAATCTGGAGAAAACGATCCCGTTCTAAATAGATTAAAGGATGAAAGAAAAGATCTTCAGAATAATATAACCAATCGCAACAATCAGATTAATCAAAAAAGAATCACATGGCAACAAACTGACAAAGATAAAAATGATGAATGGAACCTAGGTAAATTCAGTGGTAAAAAAGGAAAAGGTGGTTATTATGAAGATCTCAAAAAAATATCTAATGATGCAGAAAATGAATACTCATCAATGAAAAACAGCTTTACCGATTTAAATAAAAAGGATTACAAGGCTATTGATGAAATAGACGAAAAGATTAAGGATAGAGAAAAGTCTACTCAATCTGACATAGAAAACCAAAAGACTGTACAAGCTCAAAATAATGGTTTAATTGCTAGATTAAAAGCTATGGACAATTTAATGTATCAAGAAGTGCCATTTTACGAGATAGTTGATGAAAAAAAAGAGCTTGTTAGAATTGAAAAAGAGAAAACAGCTGTTTGGTACGCTAAATGGCTAATTACACTACTATTTATATTTATTGAAATAGCACCAATTATGTTTAAGATGATGACTGAGAGAGGTACTTATGATGATATTCTTGATAGAATAAAACATGAAGGAAAAGTGAAGCAACTTCTTCTACAATCAAATATTAATGAAGAAATTAATACTGCTGTTAAAGTTAATGCGGACAAAAACGCACAAAAATTAAATGCTGAATTAACTGCAAATAAGGATTTACTCGAGTCTATAGCACGTGCACAGGCTGAAATTGCACAGGTTGCAATTGAAGAGTGGAAGAAGGAACAGTTAGAAAAAGTGAAGAACAACCCGTCATCAATGATAAAATCTTAA
- a CDS encoding VWA domain-containing protein: MSKYLQNTDKNDINISKSGKLDLLNINTSALTASLNDLAIPRLFYQLVIFIIDGSNSMNEDSKNGISKANEIDKGIRSIIQRLKKSKNNNSFDVCFLAFSDDFEDVFSLKNVKDISIEQSFNPLKYVTPKGTKLNRALLHSKEIVNDYHLKNKLKNCQVLIQILSDGAISDYDESIKTVNDLKNIKNTTVSCQFLESHIEQGQEWYSSNEATGEIDYSSRWTIEEVRQDEERIANRFKNFASSIDLFVTSIDPEEIRKHMIKSISTVSKID, translated from the coding sequence ATGAGTAAATACCTACAAAATACAGATAAAAACGATATTAACATTTCTAAAAGTGGAAAGCTTGATTTACTCAATATAAATACTTCTGCACTTACCGCAAGTTTAAATGACTTGGCTATTCCAAGGTTATTTTACCAATTAGTTATTTTCATAATTGATGGCTCTAACTCTATGAATGAGGATTCAAAAAATGGAATTTCAAAAGCAAATGAAATTGACAAAGGAATAAGGTCAATAATACAAAGACTTAAAAAAAGTAAAAACAATAATTCGTTTGACGTTTGCTTTTTAGCTTTTTCTGATGATTTTGAAGATGTGTTTTCCTTAAAAAATGTAAAAGACATCTCAATAGAACAATCTTTTAACCCATTAAAATACGTTACCCCAAAAGGAACAAAATTAAATAGAGCCTTGCTTCACTCAAAAGAAATAGTTAATGATTATCATCTAAAAAACAAACTTAAAAACTGCCAAGTACTAATTCAAATTCTTTCAGATGGTGCTATAAGTGATTATGATGAATCAATCAAAACAGTTAATGACTTAAAAAATATAAAAAACACAACCGTTTCCTGCCAGTTTCTTGAGTCACATATTGAACAAGGCCAAGAATGGTATTCTTCAAATGAAGCAACAGGGGAAATAGACTATTCTTCGCGTTGGACAATTGAAGAAGTCAGACAAGATGAAGAACGTATTGCAAATAGATTTAAAAATTTTGCATCAAGTATTGATTTGTTTGTTACTTCTATAGATCCCGAAGAAATTAGAAAACACATGATTAAAAGTATTTCAACAGTTTCAAAAATTGATTAA
- a CDS encoding phospholipase D-like domain-containing protein, translated as MNIDSYFTKQTDVRAIILENLDNATKRVCVAVAWFTETNLFDKLLELQNKGVTVEVIITNHDFNRLDYDLIEQNGGFFAEIGNDDQLMHMKFCIIDYDTIISGSANWSNRAFTVNNEEVTIVSGNQQRTNDFLEEFERLKELSGKIQKHQEALDVSKAFKYFKLIKAFVDLGETANIQPYIHELKLIKELAPITTLLLAEKYDLAFIEIEKFEKNYTQIVDVSAIEKAQILSQIKLFSYQIETLEIEKTEIEAQIEQFNHRYIIELNPLISKILALKKKIYEKLKKHGIVDDTFEKIEEEFKQKNKEYQEEIKIDIPELNNEDTADIKKMHREAVKLCHPDSPSCIYEDKTEAAKVFGELTNAVKANDIEKVRFIWNELKLGNPVSDIDQFNELEHLRVKLETLKAKYNYLVNELSLIQSSETYQMILNIDDWTEYFENQKSLLKQEHETLTEKFVKHE; from the coding sequence ATGAACATTGACAGTTACTTTACAAAACAAACAGATGTTAGAGCAATAATACTTGAAAATCTTGATAATGCCACTAAAAGGGTATGCGTAGCTGTGGCATGGTTTACTGAGACCAACCTATTTGACAAACTTCTTGAATTACAAAATAAAGGAGTTACAGTAGAGGTTATAATTACCAACCATGATTTCAATAGACTTGACTATGACTTAATAGAACAGAATGGTGGTTTCTTTGCTGAAATTGGTAATGATGACCAATTAATGCATATGAAGTTTTGCATTATTGACTATGATACTATTATTAGTGGTTCAGCAAATTGGTCGAATAGAGCATTTACAGTAAATAATGAAGAAGTAACTATTGTTTCAGGAAACCAACAGCGAACAAATGACTTTTTAGAAGAATTTGAACGTTTAAAAGAACTATCTGGGAAAATTCAGAAACATCAAGAGGCTTTGGATGTTTCAAAAGCATTCAAATACTTCAAACTTATAAAAGCCTTTGTGGATTTAGGAGAAACAGCAAACATCCAACCCTACATCCACGAACTAAAACTCATCAAAGAACTAGCTCCAATTACAACTTTACTATTAGCTGAAAAATATGATTTAGCATTTATTGAAATTGAAAAATTTGAGAAAAACTACACTCAAATTGTTGATGTTAGTGCAATTGAAAAAGCACAAATCCTATCTCAAATAAAATTATTCTCATATCAAATTGAAACTCTTGAAATTGAAAAAACTGAAATTGAGGCTCAAATTGAACAATTCAATCACCGATATATAATTGAGTTAAACCCACTAATCTCAAAAATTCTTGCTCTAAAAAAGAAGATTTACGAGAAGTTAAAAAAACACGGCATTGTAGATGATACTTTTGAAAAAATAGAAGAAGAGTTTAAACAGAAAAACAAGGAATATCAGGAAGAAATTAAAATTGATATTCCTGAATTAAATAACGAAGACACAGCGGACATTAAAAAAATGCACCGTGAAGCGGTGAAATTGTGTCATCCTGATTCACCTAGTTGTATCTATGAAGATAAAACAGAAGCTGCAAAAGTATTCGGAGAATTGACAAATGCCGTAAAAGCGAATGACATTGAAAAAGTAAGATTTATTTGGAACGAATTAAAGTTAGGAAATCCTGTATCTGATATTGACCAATTTAATGAACTAGAGCATTTAAGGGTAAAACTAGAAACCTTAAAAGCTAAATATAATTACTTGGTTAATGAGTTGTCGTTAATCCAATCTTCAGAAACCTACCAAATGATTTTAAATATTGATGATTGGACTGAATATTTTGAAAATCAAAAATCACTCTTAAAACAAGAGCACGAAACTTTAACTGAAAAATTTGTGAAACATGAGTAA
- a CDS encoding deoxyribodipyrimidine photo-lyase: MTQTINIFWFRRDLRLDDNHGLFEALQDRNPVLPIFIFDSNILERLPKDDARVTFIHETLQNINTSLKKEFNSGISMFFGKPIAIFKQLLETYTIENIYTNHDYEPYAKERDSQIETFLKEQKVVFKTFKDQVIFEKNEITKSDGKPYLVYTPYMKSWKDAFRVLDFKIHPSETLLSNLISNHVFSNLSLEAIGFTKSSQKIAPYTVTPLLIENYEDTRNFPAQDSTSKLGPHLRFGTVSIRKMVKKATAQQNEIFWQELIWREFFTQILWHFPQTQTESFKPQYDRIVWRNNETEFKAWCDGKTGYPLVDAGMRQLNQTGFMHNRVRMLVGSFLCKHLLIDWRWGEAYFAEKLHDYDMASNIGNWQWVAGCGVDAAPYFRIFNPTTQIEKFDKNLEYIKQWVPDFQELTYPTPIVDHKMARERCLKTYKEALN, from the coding sequence ATGACACAAACTATAAATATATTCTGGTTTCGCCGTGATTTACGCTTAGATGATAATCACGGATTATTTGAAGCTCTACAAGACAGAAATCCTGTGCTTCCTATTTTCATTTTTGATTCAAATATTTTAGAGCGATTACCCAAAGATGATGCTCGCGTTACGTTTATACATGAAACACTACAGAACATAAATACAAGCCTTAAAAAAGAATTCAATAGCGGTATTTCTATGTTCTTCGGAAAACCTATAGCTATTTTTAAACAGTTATTAGAAACTTATACTATTGAAAATATTTATACCAATCATGATTACGAACCTTATGCAAAAGAACGTGACTCCCAGATTGAAACGTTTTTAAAAGAACAAAAAGTGGTTTTTAAAACCTTTAAAGATCAGGTTATTTTTGAAAAAAACGAGATTACTAAAAGCGATGGCAAGCCTTACTTAGTGTATACACCTTATATGAAAAGTTGGAAAGACGCCTTTAGAGTACTTGATTTTAAAATCCATCCATCAGAAACATTATTATCAAACCTCATCTCAAATCATGTTTTTTCAAATTTAAGTTTAGAGGCCATTGGTTTTACTAAATCAAGTCAAAAAATAGCACCTTATACGGTAACTCCGCTTCTTATAGAGAACTATGAAGACACACGAAACTTCCCCGCACAAGACAGCACCTCTAAATTAGGTCCGCATTTACGTTTTGGTACAGTCAGTATCCGTAAGATGGTAAAAAAAGCAACGGCTCAACAGAATGAAATATTTTGGCAAGAACTTATTTGGCGTGAGTTTTTTACACAAATTTTATGGCACTTCCCACAAACACAAACCGAAAGTTTTAAACCCCAATACGACCGCATTGTTTGGCGCAATAACGAAACCGAATTTAAAGCCTGGTGTGATGGCAAAACTGGTTATCCGCTTGTAGATGCAGGCATGCGACAATTAAACCAAACGGGATTTATGCATAATCGTGTGCGTATGCTTGTTGGTAGTTTTTTATGTAAACATTTATTAATAGATTGGCGTTGGGGCGAAGCCTATTTTGCCGAAAAACTACACGATTACGATATGGCCAGTAATATTGGAAACTGGCAGTGGGTTGCTGGATGTGGTGTAGATGCTGCGCCTTATTTTAGAATTTTTAACCCGACAACTCAAATTGAAAAGTTTGATAAAAATTTAGAATACATAAAACAATGGGTGCCCGATTTTCAAGAACTCACTTACCCTACACCTATTGTAGATCATAAAATGGCTAGAGAACGCTGTCTTAAAACGTATAAAGAGGCTTTAAATTAA
- a CDS encoding SRPBCC family protein: protein MQIYTLHKKQNLPITLQEAWDFLSSPKNLKTITPDYMGFHILSGADKPMFAGQIIQYMVTPVLGIKTKWVTEITHAVDKHYFVDEQRFGPYALWHHKHFIKEIDGGVEMEDIIDYKVPFGILGQLVHPILVKPKLEEIFNYRTKKLEALFGVYKTK, encoded by the coding sequence ATGCAAATATATACGCTACATAAAAAACAAAATCTGCCAATTACGCTTCAAGAAGCCTGGGATTTCTTGTCGAGTCCGAAAAACTTAAAAACCATTACTCCAGATTATATGGGATTTCATATTTTATCTGGAGCAGACAAACCTATGTTTGCTGGTCAAATAATACAGTATATGGTAACGCCTGTTTTAGGTATTAAAACCAAATGGGTTACCGAAATTACCCATGCTGTTGATAAACATTATTTTGTTGATGAACAACGTTTTGGTCCCTATGCGTTATGGCACCATAAGCATTTTATAAAAGAAATTGATGGCGGTGTAGAAATGGAAGATATTATAGACTACAAAGTCCCTTTTGGAATTTTAGGACAACTTGTTCACCCTATTTTAGTAAAACCAAAACTGGAAGAAATTTTTAACTACCGGACTAAAAAGCTAGAAGCACTATTTGGCGTTTATAAAACCAAGTAA